One window of Campylobacter avium LMG 24591 genomic DNA carries:
- the mrdA gene encoding penicillin-binding protein 2, whose translation MRMRFVYAFIFLFFVLILARVYYFAIKSNTYYEELAKQNSVKTQLLAPVRGFISDRNGELLAINELGFSIAIKPYLHIKKSNREFLDEEILHIVQAFPDLNASALKRNYIREDSYYNQDFIKVVDFISYDDMIAHYSNLNLRDNLQILPQVKRKYPYSHVASHIIGYIGKANTQDIKENPISKLTNYTGKSGVERYYNDILQGESGFREVRINAFNKEIEELNFKATSSKDINLSIDIRIQQFLSEIFADNAGAVIIVDLSDSSLLAAGSFPEYDLNTFVDGISVASWKELSNNPDHPFTNKMVNGLYPPGSVVKMGVALSFLKSGLMNSATSSFCEGFVELGGRNFRCWNRSGHGHMNLKHALQHSCDVYFYEGGLRVGIDKIAPVLSNLGFGSKTGIDLPNEFVGTVPSREWKMHRYKRSWTQGETLNTSIGQGSFLVTPMQVAKYTAQLATGKGVNLHLLKAVENNITNEEKFENEIFTSFDKAQLPSIREGMYAVMNEAGGTAYRYFSNFPIKVAGKTGTAQVISFSQAEKKNIREADLEYYTRSHTWLTSYAPYKNPKYSVTVLLEHGGRNTTTAKITAEIYKKLMELGYIQSN comes from the coding sequence ATGAGAATGCGTTTTGTTTATGCTTTCATTTTCTTGTTTTTTGTGCTTATTTTGGCGAGGGTGTATTATTTTGCCATCAAATCAAATACCTACTATGAAGAGCTTGCCAAACAAAATTCAGTCAAAACCCAACTTTTAGCGCCGGTTCGCGGCTTTATCTCAGATAGAAATGGAGAGCTTTTAGCCATAAATGAGCTTGGTTTTAGCATAGCCATAAAGCCTTATTTGCATATTAAAAAAAGCAACCGTGAATTCTTGGATGAAGAAATTTTGCATATAGTTCAGGCCTTTCCTGATTTAAATGCTAGTGCTTTGAAAAGAAATTATATAAGAGAGGATTCTTATTATAATCAAGACTTTATAAAGGTTGTTGATTTTATATCATATGATGATATGATTGCTCATTATTCGAATTTAAATTTAAGAGATAATCTACAAATTCTACCACAAGTCAAACGCAAGTATCCTTACTCCCATGTAGCCTCGCATATAATAGGCTATATAGGCAAGGCAAATACCCAAGATATAAAGGAAAATCCCATCTCAAAGCTTACAAACTACACAGGCAAGAGTGGAGTTGAGAGATATTATAATGATATTTTGCAAGGTGAAAGCGGATTTAGAGAGGTTCGCATAAATGCTTTTAACAAAGAAATAGAGGAGCTAAATTTCAAGGCAACAAGCTCAAAGGATATAAATCTTAGCATAGACATAAGAATTCAGCAGTTTTTGAGTGAAATTTTTGCTGACAATGCCGGGGCTGTCATCATAGTAGATTTGTCAGATAGTTCTTTGCTTGCTGCCGGTAGTTTTCCTGAGTATGATTTAAATACCTTTGTTGATGGAATTTCAGTTGCCTCGTGGAAAGAACTTTCAAACAACCCTGACCATCCTTTTACAAACAAAATGGTAAATGGACTTTACCCGCCTGGTTCTGTTGTTAAAATGGGCGTTGCACTTTCTTTCTTAAAATCCGGTCTTATGAATTCAGCTACTTCATCATTTTGCGAAGGTTTTGTGGAGCTTGGAGGTAGAAATTTTAGGTGTTGGAACAGAAGTGGTCATGGGCATATGAATTTAAAACACGCCTTACAGCATAGTTGTGATGTGTATTTTTACGAAGGCGGTTTAAGAGTGGGCATAGATAAGATAGCACCCGTGCTTAGCAATCTAGGCTTTGGTTCAAAAACGGGCATTGATTTGCCTAATGAATTTGTAGGAACGGTTCCTTCAAGAGAATGGAAAATGCACAGATATAAAAGGTCTTGGACGCAAGGTGAAACCTTAAATACAAGCATAGGGCAAGGCTCTTTTTTGGTTACTCCTATGCAGGTTGCTAAATACACAGCTCAGCTTGCGACAGGCAAAGGCGTAAATTTACATCTTTTAAAGGCTGTAGAAAACAATATCACAAATGAAGAAAAGTTTGAAAATGAGATTTTTACCAGCTTTGATAAGGCACAACTGCCTAGCATTAGAGAGGGTATGTATGCTGTTATGAATGAAGCTGGCGGAACAGCTTATAGATATTTTTCAAATTTCCCTATAAAAGTAGCTGGCAAAACGGGAACAGCACAGGTTATTTCATTTTCTCAAGCCGAAAAGAAAAACATAAGAGAGGCTGATTTAGAATACTACACCCGCTCGCACACCTGGCTTACTAGCTATGCACCTTATAAAAATCCTAAGTATTCAGTTACAGTGCTTTTAGAACACGGTGGTAGAAACACCACCACGGCTAAAATAACAGCTGAAATTTATAAAAAATTAATGGAGCTAGGATACATACAAAGCAATTAA
- the queA gene encoding tRNA preQ1(34) S-adenosylmethionine ribosyltransferase-isomerase QueA, producing the protein MLNEDLLLKNYDYKLDESLIAKYPVLPKEEARLLVYYRKTDELKHLKFKDLNQILPQCSIIFNDSKVIKARIYGHKISGAKVELFFHKALNNFEFIVQLRARVKKDDVLLFAEGLKARVIELLPDGLRKVEFFKEKKLEHKELLEFLEKNGHIPLPPYIKRADEKADEKEYQSIFAKNLGSVAAPTASLHFSKELLKELEKKHKLYYLSLHIGAGTFKNVECENINEHKMHEEAFFIDENLEKILLSEEKILAVGTTVARTIENFQRTGQKTGLCSLFLHPKNPPQRIDYLLTNFHLPKSSLIMLVSAFIGRKKTLELYELAMKERYRFYSYGDAMLIL; encoded by the coding sequence ATGCTTAATGAGGATTTGCTCTTAAAAAATTATGATTATAAGCTTGATGAAAGCTTGATAGCAAAGTATCCAGTGCTGCCAAAAGAAGAGGCTAGATTATTAGTTTATTACAGAAAAACAGATGAGCTTAAACACCTAAAATTTAAGGATTTAAACCAAATTTTACCGCAATGTAGCATAATTTTTAACGATAGCAAGGTAATAAAGGCTAGAATTTACGGGCATAAGATAAGCGGGGCTAAGGTGGAGCTTTTTTTTCATAAGGCACTTAACAACTTTGAGTTTATAGTGCAACTTAGAGCTAGGGTAAAAAAGGATGATGTTTTACTTTTTGCTGAGGGCTTAAAGGCTAGAGTGATAGAGCTTTTGCCTGATGGACTTAGAAAGGTAGAATTTTTTAAGGAAAAAAAACTAGAGCACAAAGAGCTTTTAGAGTTTTTGGAAAAAAACGGGCATATTCCTCTGCCCCCTTACATAAAAAGGGCTGATGAAAAAGCCGATGAAAAAGAATATCAAAGCATCTTTGCAAAAAATTTAGGCTCAGTGGCTGCACCGACTGCTTCTTTGCATTTTTCTAAAGAGCTTTTAAAAGAGCTTGAAAAAAAACACAAACTTTATTATCTAAGCTTACACATAGGAGCAGGAACATTTAAAAATGTAGAATGCGAAAATATAAATGAGCATAAAATGCACGAAGAAGCCTTTTTTATAGATGAAAATTTAGAAAAAATACTGCTAAGCGAGGAAAAAATCCTAGCCGTTGGCACAACAGTAGCAAGAACTATAGAAAATTTTCAAAGAACAGGGCAAAAAACAGGACTTTGCTCCTTATTTTTACATCCTAAAAATCCGCCACAAAGGATTGATTATTTGCTTACAAATTTTCACTTGCCAAAATCAAGTCTAATAATGCTAGTATCAGCTTTCATAGGCAGAAAAAAAACCTTAGAGCTTTATGAGCTAGCTATGAAAGAAAGATACCGCTTTTATTCTTATGGTGATGCTATGTTGATTTTATGA